Proteins from one Naumovozyma castellii chromosome 3, complete genome genomic window:
- the CCM1 gene encoding Ccm1p (ancestral locus Anc_4.87) encodes MFTRITLRYGTATVAKDKLLCLQSSKRLIVIPSPTGRRRKRKVKNVSLRDLQVDEVMGLEDPEKLEYKIKQIQEYTRRLSEKLKLSSDHEKMDLPNTDVTKNVDEIFDQISSAKGIPVITKEHQLLSSASTNNTTDLSTLIRETSNIQMEQLLPTEIKKRINNDDLVMSSLFRKDKQDWNLIISELYSSKKKLKGLSLNLITFQLLPKIHNLSLESIEQLDEMLIESCSGDFATYNKRMYECLFQNLSRLTPLPSQTNDPVITKMKELMDRFDANLLPKGLKMNSYSLNYCITYVKKAKDFKSMNYFLTRFKNQYNVTPNRVNYTTIIQFYRDLNLPQQAWNIFSTMKFLSKEHSPDIITYNKMLQICMQERDYARAIDLFHEVSDMKLIPSVDTLTILIKVLAVCSGNTMESDGKQESLRLMGWKYCHELIKLGGWEENEKILSAMLTLSAYDGDVSLTRALYFKCIMKRFFQVRNESNDNSSIVSIWKKALQASLLNRLFIGYSKFKPDKLPLSFSFDEGMELRRNILNSVDYSGRSTEGIIVPLLPIINLGNSEEILAESNAMWRFNLEFGGITNGLSDSYLENDIAKVDVDNMVHSSLNVSEFKARFFPLIAQWRQVVNQDILNPICMGSYLTIPLRLQNKNEFLARLNSFTFQQKDFDEKIESFYNSKLQITETVKKEEKQEEEKIDPSANTVELKNDDINKNQDLLKYIGSLRYKMLANGTIYEYQMKLATMTNDSTLATKTWKDRGLFRKTAYFNNLEKRERVSLDTEFARLMVEYFVGQNMYVDAMSIILSSQRHINWTYHMVKQLHHKLMEVEDQENASRLLEIVNKKKSKVALLDEQLQELAL; translated from the coding sequence ATGTTTACACGAATAACTCTAAGATATGGTACAGCAACGGTTGCGaaagataaattattatgtCTTCAAAGCTCGAAAAGGTTGATAGTTATACCAAGTCCCACGGGAAGAAGGCGAAAGAGAAAAGTTAAGAATGTGAGTCTTCGTGATTTGCAAGTGGATGAGGTCATGGGATTGGAAGATCCTGAAAAGTTGGAATATAAGATCAAACAAATTCAGGAATATACCAGACGATTAAGTGAGAAATTGAAGTTATCTTCTGATCATGAAAAAATGGACTTACCCAACACTGATGTTACAAAGAATGTCGATGAGATTTTTGACCAGATCTCATCTGCGAAAGGAATCCCCGTCATAACTAAAGAACATCAACTCCTGTCATCTGCTTCGACTAACAATACTACTGATTTATCGACATTAATTAGGGAAACctcaaatattcaaatggaGCAGTTATTACCAACGGAGATCAAAaaaagaatcaataatgatgatttagtaatgtcttcattatttagAAAAGATAAACAGGATTGGAACTTAATTATATCAGAGTTGTATTCAAGTAAAAAGAAACTGAAAGGTCTTAGTTTGAATCTTATtacttttcaattattaccaaagatccataatttatcattagaaTCCATTGAACAGTTAGATGAAATGTTAATAGAGTCATGTAGCGGAGATTTTGCTACCTATAATAAACGCATGTACGAATGTCTTTTCCAAAACTTATCAAGGCTGACGCCACTTCCATCTCAGACCAATGATCCTGTCATAACAAAAATGAAGGAACTCATGGATAGATTTGATGCGAATTTACTTCCAAAAGGCTTAAAGATGAAttcttattctttaaaCTATTGCATAACTTATGTTAAGAAAGCCAAAGATTTTAAATCCatgaattatttcttgACTAGGTTTAAAAATCAATATAATGTGACACCCAACAGGGTTAATTATACGAcaataattcaattctatagggatttgaatttaccaCAACAGGCATGGAACATTTTCTCCACCATGAAATTTTTATCGAAGGAACATTCCCCTGATATTATCACATATAATAAAATGCTACAAATCTGCATGCAAGAAAGGGATTATGCTAGGGCTATTGATTTATTCCACGAAGTTTCTGATATGAAGTTAATTCCATCCGTGGATACGTTAACTATTTTAATTAAGGTATTGGCGGTTTGTAGTGGTAATACTATGGAAAGTGATGGAAAACAAGAATCGTTAAGATTAATGGGTTGGAAATATTGCCACGAGTTAATTAAGCTTGGTGGATGGGAAGAAAATGAGAAGATTTTATCAGCTATGCTTACATTATCAGCATATGATGGGGATGTCTCATTGACCAGAGCCTTATATTTCAAGTGCATTATGAAAAGATTCTTCCAAGTCCGAAATGAAAGTAATGATAATTCAAGCATCGTAAGCATATGGAAGAAAGCCTTACAGGCAAGTTTATTGAACCGTCTATTTATAGGATACTCTAAATTCAAACCTGATAAACTGCCACTGTCATTTAGTTTTGATGAAGGAATGGAATTGAGGAGAAACATTTTGAATAGTGTTGATTATTCAGGAAGATCTACTGAAGGTATTATCGTCCCATTATTACCAATTATCAACTTAGGGAATTCGGAGGAGATTCTTGCAGAATCTAATGCCATGTGGCGTTTCAATTTAGAGTTTGGTGGTATAACAAATGGATTAAGTGATTCATACttggaaaatgatattgCTAAAGTCGATGTCGATAATATGGTCCATTCTAGTTTGAATGTATCTGAATTCAAAGCACGTTTCTTCCCATTAATAGCCCAATGGAGACAAGTCGTCAATCAAGATATACTTAATCCAATCTGTATGGGGTCCTATTTGACTATTCCTTTAAGATTACagaataaaaatgaatttttaGCAAGATTGAACTCTTTCACTTTCCAACAAAAGGATTTcgatgaaaaaattgaatcgTTTTATAACAGTAAATTACAAATTACTGAAACTGtcaaaaaagaagaaaaacaagaagaagaaaaaatagaTCCTAGTGCGAATACTGTTGAACTGAAAAATGACGATATCAACAAAAACCAAGACCTCTTAAAATACATCGGTTCATTGAGGTATAAGATGTTAGCTAATGGAACTATATATGAATACCAAATGAAATTGGCCACAATGACTAACGATTCTACTTTAGCTACTAAAACCTGGAAAGATAGGGGTCTGTTTAGAAAGACAGCTTATTTCaacaatttggaaaaaagGGAAAGAGTTAGTTTGGATACCGAATTTGCTAGGTTAATggttgaatattttgttggtCAAAATATGTATGTGGATGCGATGAGTATTATTTTGTCATCACAGAGACATATTAATTGGACATATCATATGGTAAAACAATTACATCATAAATTGATGGAAGTGGAAGATCAAGAAAATGCATCTAGATTATTGGAGATAGttaacaagaagaaatctaaGGTAGCTCTTCTTGATGAACAATTACAGGAGTTGGCACTCTAA